One region of Culex pipiens pallens isolate TS chromosome 2, TS_CPP_V2, whole genome shotgun sequence genomic DNA includes:
- the LOC120414962 gene encoding uncharacterized protein LOC120414962 isoform X2: protein MVRTREESSFFLIGIGNPDSLTKLPKLPTVRETLARCMYLVQEQRKVDQACRSTTAELLDTWERVHIPLQLKQNVVVVIRKLYDDWVKIKKNKQKELDRKKKFLAKLDTLLDISSRKAETTDDRAMEFLEDQRGRRQFGLAVMDGSASKRKSVVIEPEAETSVEPTGDTSSTDPDYVPEPKRVKIDHHIKSSEAKPNVLTEDVLSALDRNKVSDRQAFKIIMPVVAALDVDGSTMALSRSTITRRRQEARKEIAVRAKAEFDPQGPLVVHWDGTKLENVGNSAHSERLPVLVSWSDGEKLLGAPAVSHPTGDQESHVVYDCLEEWDCLSKVCAMSFDTTSVNTGKFKGKFTSFLSANSL, encoded by the exons ATGGTTCGCACACGTGAGGagtcatctttttttttgattggaaTTGGAAACCCTGATTCTCTAACGAAACTTCCAAAACTTCCTACTGTTCGGGAAACATTGGCGCGGTGCATGTACCTTGTACAAGAACAACGCAAGGTTGACCAGGCCTGCAGGTCGACGACCGCCGAGCTTCTGGATACATGGGAACGGGTGCACATACCGCTACAACTAAAACAGAACGTTGTTGTAGTGATCCGGAAGCTGTACGATGACTGGGTCAAGATcaagaaaaacaagcaaaaagaaTTAGACcgcaaaaagaaatttttggcGAAACTGGACACTCTGCTGGATATTTCCAGTCGAAAAGCAGAGACTACGGATGATCGTGCCATGGAGTTTCTGGAGGACCAGAGGGGTAGACGACAATTTGGCTTAGCAGTGATGGACGGCTCAGCATCGAAGCGGAAGTCAGTTGTGATTGAACCGGAAGCAGAAACAAGCGTTGAACCCACAG GCGACACTTCAAGCACAGATCCAGACTACGTACCCGAGCCAAAGCGggtgaaaattgatcatcacatCAAGAGCAGCGAAGCAAAGCCAAACGTCCTGACGGAAGACGTTCTAAGTGCTCTGGACAGGAACAAGGTGTCTGACCGTCAGGCGTTCAAGATCATCATGCCTGTGGTAGCTGCTCTTGACGTAGATGGATCAACGATGGCACTGTCTCGCAGCACGATAACGCGAAGACGGCAAGAGGCTCGTAAAGAGATCGCGGTTAGAGCCAAAGCAGAGTTCGATCCTCAAGGGCCCTTGGTCGTTCACTGGGACGGGACGAAGTTGGAGAACGTCGGAAACTCCGCTCATTCCGAAAGGTTGCCAGTTCTGGTGTCATGGAGCGACGGAGAAAAGTTGCTTGGAGCTCCTGCTGTTTCCCATCCAACAG gCGACCAAGAATCTCATGTGGTTTACGACTGTTTGGAAGAATGGGATTGCTTATCGAAGGTTTGCGCAATGTCCTTCGACACAACGAGCGTCAACACGGGGAAGTTCAAAGGcaaatttacatcttttctgTCAGCTAATTCTTTGTAA
- the LOC120414962 gene encoding uncharacterized protein LOC120414962 isoform X1, which yields MWFTTVWKNGIAYRRFAQCPSTQRASTRGSSKANLHLFCQLILCNKAFINFLGACVKLEQLMGRELMWLACRHHTHELILAKAFSVCFGPSTSPEIPLFKRFRDKWEDIPKERLAPLVVTKKWCSLKDTVISYLKSANTFPRDDYKELLELTLVVLGETPEKFTFKKPGPIHHARWMAKMLYAIKIYLLREQGCLFELTREEVKQLKRFVRFGTLLYVKPWLQAPLGVDAATNDLNLWNSINDFRKTDPEIACATLAVLERHLWYLSDELVGFSLFSEKVSAEEKQRVVQAMKTIPAGERSVLGDPELLKTGRASLADFSTMRTASIFAKLSIDDSFTERPPTEWAEIEGFKAGLRVVQNLKVVNDIAERGVKLCEEYNKVFTKNEAENQRVLQVVELNRKAVKTDCTKAELLQKFN from the exons ATGTGGTTTACGACTGTTTGGAAGAATGGGATTGCTTATCGAAGGTTTGCGCAATGTCCTTCGACACAACGAGCGTCAACACGGGGAAGTTCAAAGGcaaatttacatcttttctgTCAGCTAATTCTTTGTAATAAGGCTTTCATCAACTTTTTAGGAGCTTGCGTCAAGCTAGAGCAGTTGATGGGCAGAGAGCTTATGTGGTTAGCATGCCGTCACCACACGCACGAGCTGATTTTGGCCAAAGCCTTCTCCGTGTGTTTCGGGCCGTCGACGTCTCCCGAAATACCGCTTTTTAAGCGGTTCCGGGACAAGTGGGAGGACATCCCGAAGGAAAGGTTAGCGCCGCTGGTAGTCACCAAGAAGTGGTGTTCCCTCAAGGACACGGTGATCAGCTACCTGAAAAGCGCAAATACCTTTCCTAGGGATGACTACAAGGAGCTGCTTGAGCTGACATTGGTTGTGTTGGGGGAAACACCTGAAaaatttactttcaaaaaacccgggccgatcCATCATGCCAGATGGATGGCAAAAATGCTGTACGCCATCAAGATCTACCTGCTGCGGGAACAAGGGTGCTTATTCGAACTGACGCGTGAGGAGGTTAAACAACTGAAAAGGTTCGTGAGGTTTGGTACATTGTTGTACGTCAAACCGTGGCTGCAAGCTCCACTCGGCGTTGACGCCGCGACGAACGACTTGAATCTTTGGAACAGCATCAACGATTTTCGAAAAACCGATCCGGAAATAGCATGTGCTACCTTAGCCGTACTTGAGCGCCACCTCTGGTACCTTTCAGACGAGCTCGTTGGCTTTTCTCTGTTCTCAGAAAAG GTATCAGCAGAAGAAAAGCAACGGGTGGTGCAGGCAATGAAAACTATTCCCGCGGGTGAACGGTCTGTGCTCGGCGATCCGGAGCTTTTGAAAACTGGCCGGGCATCGCTAGCTGATTTTTCGACGATGCGAACGGCATCAATTTTTGCTAAATTATCCATCGATGATTCATTTACGGAGCGTCCACCAACCGAGTGGGCAGAAATTGAAGGTTTCAAGGCAGGATTACGAGTGGTGCAGAACCTGAAGGTCGTGAACGACATTGCGGAGCGGGGCGTAAAATTGTGCGAAGAATATAACAAAGTGTTCACTAAGAACGAAGCCGAAAACCAACGAGTTCTACAAGTTGTCGAGCTCAACAGAAAGGCCGTCAAAACAGATTGTACCAAGGCGGAGTTGCtgcaaaaatttaattga